One window from the genome of Lasioglossum baleicum chromosome 9, iyLasBale1, whole genome shotgun sequence encodes:
- the LOC143211805 gene encoding uncharacterized protein LOC143211805: protein MEMKSTASYPPPPAYSSTMPYPGPQPPSYGYPHPVTSGTPNHPVAPPTVEIGIGGGHTVEPNHGPSSMIVTHKYHHPYRKLQCCFGIVFTIFFIAVAIVILVKVIGVMSEVTTVTTPQTPTFAISGVHPSG, encoded by the exons ATGGAGATGAAATCGACAGCATCGTATCCACCCCCGCCGGCATATAGTTCGACAATGCCTTACCCAGGGCCACAGCCACCGTCTTATGGTTATCCGCATCCTGTAACATCGGGCACACCAAATCATCCAGTTGCGCCTCCAACTGTAGAGATCGGTATTGGTGGAGGTCACACAGTGGAACCTAATCACGGGCCTTCCTCAATGATCGTGACTCATAAGTACCACCACCCGTACCGGAAGCTAC AGTGTTGTTTCGGGATAGTCTTCACTATATTCTTTATCGCAGTAGCAATAGTCATTCTGGTGAAGGTCATAGGGGTTATGTCAGAGGTGACCACGGTAACGACCCCTCAAACTCCTACTTTCGCCATCAGCGGCGTTCATCCGTCAGGGTAA